The Commensalibacter nepenthis genome has a window encoding:
- a CDS encoding aldose 1-epimerase produces MLEIKAGHHRVGIYPALGGAVGYWLCQDIPIFYPLINSHLAQNANQIIAAYPLIPYSNRIADGKFEFEGRHYQLDANALNGNDAIHGNAWEREWELDSFSKNSVLLSLDHDPTKNSKQQWPFAYKAQLKYTISVAGLSVRISFQNTDRCNQPVGLGFHPYFPRNGFVELGFTAKTVWNNGSNGLPEGRMSIDGRWAFDHMRALSKEEQLDNCYAGWDNFAFIRWKHLNAYLTMTSSPIFQHLVLFNPENQPYFTLEPATNMNNALNMPEISDRGLMILKPGQTVQGDILYSFSGS; encoded by the coding sequence ATGTTAGAAATCAAAGCAGGGCATCATCGTGTTGGTATTTATCCTGCCTTGGGTGGGGCGGTCGGGTATTGGTTATGCCAAGATATACCTATATTTTATCCTCTGATTAATTCACATTTGGCTCAAAATGCCAATCAAATTATTGCAGCCTATCCGTTGATACCCTATTCAAATCGGATTGCTGATGGCAAGTTTGAATTTGAAGGACGTCATTACCAACTTGATGCAAATGCATTAAATGGGAATGATGCCATTCATGGGAATGCTTGGGAAAGAGAGTGGGAACTGGATAGTTTTTCAAAAAATAGCGTTCTATTATCTTTGGATCATGATCCAACAAAAAACTCTAAACAACAATGGCCTTTTGCCTATAAGGCACAGTTAAAATATACAATTTCTGTGGCGGGATTGTCTGTTCGTATTTCATTTCAAAATACAGATCGTTGTAATCAACCTGTTGGGCTTGGGTTTCATCCTTATTTCCCACGTAATGGTTTTGTAGAGCTTGGATTTACAGCAAAAACAGTATGGAATAATGGCAGTAATGGATTGCCAGAAGGACGTATGTCTATTGATGGTCGGTGGGCTTTTGATCACATGCGTGCTTTAAGTAAAGAGGAACAACTTGATAATTGTTATGCCGGTTGGGATAATTTTGCATTTATTCGTTGGAAACATTTGAATGCTTACCTCACCATGACCAGCAGTCCAATTTTCCAACATTTAGTTTTATTTAACCCTGAAAATCAACCTTATTTTACGCTTGAACCCGCAACTAATATGAATAATGCATTAAATATGCCTGAAATTTCTGATCGAGGATTGATGATTTTGAAACCAGGGCAAACGGTGCAAGGTGATATTTTATATTCTTTTTCAGGAAGTTGA
- the greB gene encoding transcription elongation factor GreB, giving the protein MTTTNQLPPHLTPQGFDRLKEELTVLLYKERPKIVEIVSWAAGNGDRSENGDYIYGKRRLREIDRRVRFLSKRLDNAIVVDPKEQPQKNKVYFGATVTYVTEDDQEYTVTIVGVDEAITEQGQISLISPIAKALMNAKVGDEVKFLSPVGEKFLEILAIFYPS; this is encoded by the coding sequence ATGACAACCACAAATCAATTGCCACCTCATTTAACGCCTCAAGGTTTTGATCGGCTGAAAGAGGAGTTAACTGTTTTATTATATAAAGAACGTCCAAAGATTGTTGAAATTGTTTCTTGGGCGGCTGGTAATGGGGATCGCTCTGAAAATGGAGACTATATTTATGGAAAGCGTCGATTAAGAGAAATTGATCGGCGTGTTCGTTTTTTATCAAAGCGATTAGATAATGCAATCGTTGTTGATCCCAAAGAGCAACCTCAAAAGAATAAAGTATATTTTGGTGCAACGGTGACTTATGTTACTGAAGACGATCAAGAATATACTGTAACGATTGTTGGGGTCGATGAAGCTATTACAGAACAAGGGCAAATTAGTTTGATTTCACCCATCGCAAAAGCGTTAATGAATGCTAAGGTAGGCGACGAAGTAAAATTTCTAAGCCCTGTCGGAGAAAAATTTCTTGAAATTCTTGCGATTTTTTATCCATCATAA
- the gshB gene encoding glutathione synthase has translation MLKIAVQMDPLETININGDSTFALMLEAQVKEYELFVYSVDTLSLESNSVSRKITARGRNVTVQRVQGNHVQYGKEKTVELKDFDVLLMRQDPPFDMGYITATHLLEQIHGVGKDKVFVVNNPASVRNAPEKIFATLWPEIMPPTLITRDVKAIREFRVEYKDIIIKPLYGNGGIGVFRIREDDENLNSLLEMQFAASREPLMIQRYESAVRLGDKRIILVDGHPIGAINRVPQKGDLRSNMHVGGVAEKIDLTPRDEEICQLIGPTLKQQGLLFVGIDVLGDYLTEINVTSPTGLQELDRFNKMNSASIIWNAIETYIK, from the coding sequence ATGTTAAAAATTGCTGTGCAAATGGATCCGCTTGAAACAATTAATATTAATGGAGATTCTACGTTTGCGTTAATGTTAGAAGCTCAAGTCAAAGAATATGAGTTGTTCGTATATTCTGTTGATACGTTAAGTTTAGAAAGCAATTCAGTTTCAAGAAAAATTACAGCAAGAGGACGGAATGTTACTGTTCAGCGCGTGCAAGGTAATCATGTTCAATATGGTAAAGAAAAAACAGTAGAGTTAAAAGACTTTGACGTTTTATTAATGCGCCAAGATCCTCCTTTTGATATGGGATATATTACGGCAACGCATTTACTAGAGCAAATTCATGGTGTGGGCAAAGACAAAGTGTTTGTTGTCAATAATCCTGCATCTGTTCGAAATGCACCCGAGAAAATATTTGCAACATTGTGGCCTGAAATTATGCCACCAACATTAATTACTCGTGATGTCAAAGCAATCCGGGAATTCCGTGTGGAATATAAAGATATTATTATTAAACCTTTATATGGTAATGGTGGAATAGGGGTTTTTCGTATTCGTGAAGATGATGAGAATTTAAATTCTTTATTGGAAATGCAATTTGCTGCTTCTCGTGAACCGTTGATGATCCAACGTTATGAATCTGCTGTTCGTTTAGGGGATAAAAGAATCATATTGGTTGATGGACACCCTATTGGTGCGATCAATCGTGTGCCTCAAAAAGGAGATTTGCGTTCAAATATGCATGTTGGAGGCGTGGCGGAAAAGATTGATCTGACCCCAAGAGATGAAGAAATTTGCCAACTAATTGGTCCAACATTGAAACAACAAGGGCTATTATTTGTTGGAATCGATGTGCTTGGTGATTATTTAACAGAAATTAATGTAACATCACCGACGGGTCTACAAGAATTGGATCGATTTAATAAAATGAATTCCGCCAGCATTATTTGGAATGCTATTGAGACTTATATAAAATAA
- a CDS encoding class I SAM-dependent methyltransferase, giving the protein MILSFTVFGSNNVPPSPHTALNADAVKLAYRRWAMVYDTVFGSISSFGRRCAVTEVNRLPGTKVLEVGVGTGLALPSYNFDKRITGIDLSTDMLKKARQRVARHNLSNVENLFEMDAEATDFETGSFDIAVGMFVASVVPNPDRLFAELKRVVKPGGHILFVNHFLAQKGMRYYIERVMAPASKALGWHPDFSIESLLPPEALQRAVLQPVRPFGLFTLVHLVR; this is encoded by the coding sequence ATAATATTGTCATTCACAGTTTTTGGGAGCAATAACGTGCCTCCTTCACCTCATACTGCGTTAAATGCAGATGCTGTTAAGTTAGCCTATCGTCGATGGGCGATGGTCTATGATACAGTTTTTGGAAGTATTTCTTCGTTCGGGCGGCGTTGTGCTGTTACAGAAGTTAATCGTTTACCGGGAACAAAAGTTTTAGAAGTAGGGGTTGGAACAGGTTTAGCACTTCCTTCTTATAATTTTGATAAGAGAATCACAGGGATTGACTTATCAACCGATATGCTAAAAAAAGCTCGACAAAGAGTCGCCCGTCACAATTTATCTAATGTTGAGAATTTATTTGAAATGGATGCCGAGGCAACTGATTTTGAAACAGGGTCTTTTGATATTGCGGTTGGGATGTTTGTCGCATCAGTTGTTCCAAATCCAGACCGTCTATTTGCTGAATTAAAGCGTGTTGTAAAGCCTGGTGGTCATATTTTATTCGTGAATCATTTTTTGGCTCAAAAAGGGATGCGTTATTACATTGAACGCGTTATGGCGCCTGCGTCAAAAGCATTAGGATGGCATCCTGATTTCTCAATCGAATCTTTGCTTCCACCAGAAGCATTACAACGTGCAGTTTTACAACCTGTTCGTCCTTTTGGATTATTTACTTTGGTTCATCTTGTTCGATAG
- a CDS encoding cbb3-type cytochrome c oxidase subunit I — translation MNTHYKIGMNTLILAIFAGISGGIAALFVQFNAFFLVLGELSNRDFIQNLPQTHARMMVFFVLQPALMLGLGSWFVPILIKTKDMAFKWLSFLAFICLLIGFACNFLTFLYPQIVLLSFYSLVFWSVAALMFSANMLITIINTRAKEVGYDSLSIFVWGQGIASALLLPIASVLLAALTKDYFNAEQLGAAVQQTVNSFAYPMVIVLIIPAISLIFHIVGTISNQTIKQVRYVILTMTLVPLVVLLAWNKMILSHQVITLHQGFMLQIFYSCALYGLSLYLFIYCLRLFFTGERRFPAPILWSFGFIGLLSIGWPYQGIMSEIGLMHSCISYGVLFAVFAGFYFWMGKILGKQYSEFLAKLHFTLTCVGVVFTLDMFSLGSKSILIGAIFMGLSLLTFFIVLIHALSSKVSISNNYWGAGAVSYEWQLPSPVFSRAK, via the coding sequence ATGAATACACATTATAAAATTGGAATGAACACTTTAATTCTAGCAATATTTGCTGGAATAAGTGGTGGTATCGCGGCATTATTTGTCCAATTTAATGCTTTTTTTCTTGTTTTAGGTGAGCTCAGTAATCGCGATTTTATACAGAATTTGCCACAAACGCATGCCAGAATGATGGTATTTTTTGTTCTGCAACCCGCTTTGATGTTGGGATTGGGAAGTTGGTTTGTTCCAATTTTAATCAAAACCAAAGATATGGCATTTAAATGGTTAAGTTTTCTTGCCTTTATTTGTCTTTTAATTGGCTTTGCTTGTAATTTTTTGACATTCCTGTATCCGCAAATCGTCCTTTTGTCCTTTTATAGTTTGGTGTTTTGGTCTGTTGCGGCATTGATGTTTTCAGCAAATATGTTGATTACGATCATTAATACTAGGGCAAAAGAAGTCGGTTACGATTCTTTATCCATATTTGTGTGGGGTCAAGGGATTGCTTCTGCATTATTGTTGCCGATTGCATCTGTATTATTGGCAGCATTAACAAAAGATTATTTTAATGCAGAACAATTAGGCGCAGCTGTCCAGCAAACTGTTAATTCATTTGCCTATCCAATGGTAATAGTTTTAATTATCCCTGCGATTTCTTTGATTTTTCATATTGTCGGCACAATCTCAAATCAGACCATTAAACAAGTGCGATATGTCATTTTAACAATGACATTGGTGCCTTTGGTTGTATTGCTTGCTTGGAATAAAATGATCTTAAGCCATCAAGTAATTACTTTACATCAGGGTTTCATGCTGCAAATTTTTTACTCTTGTGCATTATATGGATTATCTTTGTATCTGTTTATTTATTGCCTTCGCCTATTTTTTACAGGTGAAAGACGTTTTCCCGCGCCGATCTTGTGGTCATTTGGCTTTATTGGATTATTAAGTATAGGGTGGCCATATCAAGGCATCATGAGCGAAATTGGGTTGATGCATTCTTGTATTTCATATGGTGTTCTGTTTGCTGTATTTGCTGGATTTTATTTTTGGATGGGTAAAATTCTTGGTAAACAATATTCAGAGTTTTTAGCGAAATTGCATTTTACTCTAACATGCGTTGGGGTTGTCTTTACTTTAGATATGTTTTCACTGGGAAGTAAATCTATATTAATCGGTGCGATTTTTATGGGATTATCTTTGTTAACATTCTTTATCGTTCTTATCCATGCATTAAGTAGTAAAGTTAGCATATCAAATAATTATTGGGGTGCAGGGGCAGTAAGCTATGAATGGCAACTTCCTTCTCCTGTCTTTTCTCGTGCAAAATAG
- the cyoE gene encoding heme o synthase — MGQLLADETIGSKRIRYDAAVVGSNVKDWFVLLKPRVISLVVFTGVVGIILAPGHIHPVLALISILCICMASGGAGAINMWYDRDIDQIMQRTITRPLPAGRVHPNDALIYGVGVSVVSVILMFLATNFLTAAILAFSIFFYSVVYTIWLKRSTPQNIVIGGAAGAFPPLIGWTSVTGSMDLFPIILFSITFLWTPPHFWSLALYACKDYGRAGIPMLPVVKGARHTRWQILIYTIILAIVTLSPVYFGYTSYIYMGAAILLNAGFIYMAIKVLLEKQTPEGLSLNNDKAARHSFRFSLIYLFLLFLALIIDHFV; from the coding sequence ATGGGGCAATTGCTTGCTGATGAAACTATAGGCTCAAAACGGATTCGTTATGATGCGGCTGTGGTAGGCAGTAATGTCAAGGATTGGTTTGTGCTGTTAAAGCCAAGAGTTATTTCCTTGGTGGTTTTTACAGGTGTAGTGGGAATTATATTAGCACCTGGTCATATTCATCCTGTGCTTGCGTTGATTAGTATTCTTTGTATTTGTATGGCTTCTGGTGGGGCTGGTGCCATTAATATGTGGTACGATCGTGATATCGATCAGATCATGCAAAGAACCATAACACGACCTTTGCCGGCAGGCAGAGTGCATCCAAATGACGCATTAATTTATGGTGTAGGTGTTTCTGTCGTCTCAGTTATTTTGATGTTTTTAGCAACAAATTTTTTGACCGCAGCAATTTTAGCATTCTCAATCTTTTTTTATAGCGTTGTTTATACGATATGGCTAAAGCGCTCAACACCTCAAAATATCGTTATTGGTGGGGCTGCTGGTGCATTTCCTCCATTGATAGGGTGGACTTCTGTTACGGGTAGTATGGATTTATTTCCAATTATTTTATTTTCTATTACTTTTTTGTGGACACCACCCCATTTTTGGTCGCTTGCATTATATGCTTGTAAGGATTATGGACGTGCTGGTATTCCGATGCTTCCCGTCGTTAAAGGAGCAAGGCATACACGTTGGCAAATTTTAATTTATACAATTATTTTAGCAATTGTCACTTTATCTCCTGTGTATTTCGGGTATACTTCTTATATCTATATGGGTGCAGCAATTCTTTTAAACGCTGGATTTATTTATATGGCGATTAAGGTTTTGTTGGAAAAGCAAACTCCAGAAGGACTCAGTTTAAATAATGACAAAGCTGCCAGGCATTCTTTTCGTTTTTCGTTAATATATTTATTTTTATTATTTCTTGCTTTGATTATCGACCATTTTGTTTAA
- a CDS encoding Tim44 domain-containing protein: MNRTTFNSRTLLCLLSFTLVVPSVLVDLIPQAEARAGRGSSMGSRGSRTYSAPSYTRSSPMGAQPMQRTMTRPPAAAPSPSNSTPGASPGMAGGAMNRPAQQQAPASGGMSNFTKGLIGGAVGAAGYHMLTGSKESNAQQPANQNQQGQNEQQQAPQQKQSGGFMSLLIRLIIIGLVVWLVIRFIRRRGAAGANNNNTAPNNISANRVNPSMNANPQPVQQTNIQLQQEDYVTFQQRLLEVQDAWNRQDLNSLQKITTPEMIAYFNEQLTDLSSQGLHNSTSNVQFVQGDLSEAWAEGNREYATVAMRYSLIDITTDNTGRVVDGNPNQPVNITELWTFVRATNNKWWLLSAIQQTN; encoded by the coding sequence ATGAATCGTACGACCTTTAATAGCCGTACCCTGCTTTGTCTTTTAAGTTTTACTTTAGTTGTGCCGTCTGTTCTTGTGGATTTAATCCCTCAGGCAGAAGCCAGAGCGGGTCGAGGCTCTTCGATGGGCAGCCGTGGCAGCAGAACCTATAGCGCCCCTTCTTATACCAGAAGCAGCCCAATGGGTGCGCAACCAATGCAACGGACGATGACACGCCCACCAGCAGCGGCTCCATCTCCTAGCAACAGCACGCCTGGTGCATCTCCAGGAATGGCTGGTGGTGCTATGAACCGACCTGCTCAACAACAAGCTCCAGCCTCTGGTGGTATGAGCAATTTTACCAAAGGACTCATTGGGGGTGCTGTAGGTGCCGCTGGTTATCATATGCTGACTGGCAGCAAAGAAAGTAACGCGCAACAGCCTGCAAACCAAAATCAGCAAGGACAAAACGAGCAACAACAAGCACCACAACAAAAGCAAAGTGGTGGTTTTATGAGCTTATTGATACGCCTCATTATTATTGGATTAGTCGTTTGGTTGGTAATACGCTTTATCCGTAGACGTGGTGCTGCTGGTGCAAATAACAATAATACTGCACCTAATAACATATCTGCTAATCGTGTTAACCCTTCTATGAACGCTAATCCTCAACCTGTTCAACAAACCAATATTCAATTACAGCAAGAGGATTATGTAACGTTTCAACAACGTTTATTAGAAGTTCAAGACGCTTGGAATAGACAAGATTTAAACAGTTTACAAAAAATTACGACGCCAGAGATGATTGCGTATTTTAATGAACAATTAACAGACCTATCTAGCCAAGGATTGCATAACAGCACTTCTAATGTTCAATTCGTGCAAGGCGACCTGTCCGAAGCGTGGGCAGAAGGCAACAGAGAATATGCAACTGTTGCAATGCGCTATTCTTTAATCGATATTACAACAGATAATACGGGACGTGTTGTTGACGGTAATCCAAATCAACCTGTTAATATTACTGAACTATGGACTTTCGTAAGGGCAACTAATAATAAATGGTGGCTATTATCTGCCATTCAACAAACAAACTAA